The stretch of DNA AACTAAATCatgaatattataaatattagtatttttagataaaaataatgttatAATATTTAGTAAATATTTATCATCATTTTGGTAAAAATGGTTAAACAACAATGTGCTATATTTataatcattttcatttgtcTTATCAATATCCATTACgttaaaataatacaaaaattttagtttatttataaaatcttTATcgtaatattttaatttttttaaaatattaagagTAAGATATATCTCATTAAAACTTATATTCTTTACAAaaacattttcatttttttttttttcaaattttaaatgaatatcatttatttttatgttatttaaattatagttAGTATTGCTTTCATTTTTACTAGTTTGAAGAAACTTATAAAGAAAGttgttaaaataattattatgataaattatataatctAGTTTATTACTTAAAATTTCTATTAGCTTTTTCACAACATTTTCATTTGCgtgattaaaataataaaaagtgtGTAATACATATGATAttcttattatatatatattttcaaaatgaTCCATCTCTGCtttttgatatatatttattttatcaataatattttctaGTTTGTTTAATAATACAACATCATATATATCGTATTTTTTTAGAGTTTTCAAAATGAGATAAATTTTGTTTAAATTCCAtctttcatttaataattttattttattcacataaattttaataatatctttgCCAACATTATTATCAgatacatattttaaattttctataatatataatgaatctaaattattaataacatttttattacataaatTCTTCAGTAGGTtatcatttttctttaagcTACTTAAACTTGTTCTtttaatgtatataaaaaaaatacatttactTTTTTCTCTTCTTAATAAACTAgctatattataattttttaataaatgaacAAACATAATTTAATTGGGATATATATCTATGTTTTAATAATGTTTAGATaattattcataattttttttattttaaattattttaattttatgtttattttttctatatattttgatactaaaaaaattgattttCCTTAACAATAcaaaacataaaatataactataaaaattagaaaaaagaatttattcaatataatagaaattgaaacagaaaaaacaaaatgtTAAAACAGTTCAAATGattcataataaaatatgtatataaatatatatatatatatatgtgataaaaaaaaaaattaataaaaggaataagttaaaaaaaaaaaattaaaattaaaataaaattaaaaattaaaatatatgtaaaaaaataaacaaatgaattccttcaaaaaaaaaagaaagaataaCTAAGACATTGatatcaaaagaaaaaaaaaactttatccAATATTTAAGATTATGTGAAggcaaaaataaaaaaaatcaaaataaataaaattgaaatataGAATGAGAATAAttctaatattaaataatttttttattttgatttcttaaaatatgcattataaaaaatgtgaAACAATTAAAAGGAATAATTTGAAGATATATAAATTGTGccacttatatttttaaaacttcataaatttataataattaaaaaataagaaaaatagaatatcatatatttataatgattatttatttatttttgttttattttaacatttttatttatactgAATTTATTATATGCTTTAGAATAAATaagataaataataaaagtaatttatttatattaaaaaaaataacaaacaAGAATActgaaataaaagaagatattgaaacaaatagaataaataaaaatattgaaataaaaaaaaatgttgaagaaaatattaagtGCAAAATTGGTATAGAAATTCATATACAACTAAGTACAAAATATAAGGTATTCTGCAACTGCTTTAATATTTCATCCTTATATAAGGAAACAACTCACGAAAAAAATCATActgatttaataaaatatttaaatgaaaatattttaaaaaatgaaaaaatagaaggAAAAAGAGATATTTTAAATTGCGTGTTAAAAAGTAATgtagagaaaaataaaaatgaggtaaataatgataataaaaagattgagaataatgaaattactaaagaaaataaaatggtTGCCATAGAAAATAGCAATAATAGTATTATTAAACCAAATAAATACATTTGCAATATTTGTATTGGTGAAGTGGGTTCTTTAAGTATATTAAACATTACATCTGTCTTATTCACATATCTAATTtgcattatttttaattgcaCTTTAAATcgttttattaaatttgatagaaaaatttataattattatgatTTACCAAAAGGTTATCAAATTACTCAGCAAAAAAAACCATTGGGAACAAATggattaatttttataaataaaaaaaaaattctcatAAAAAGTATACATTTAGAAGAAGATACTAGTAAGTGCTATTTACTTGATAGTAAcaaaaatttacataataattcaaaagaaaagcagattttacaaaattacaaagaaaataatgatcAGAAAAGTTACAATGAAGTAATGCCAgtatattcattaaatttcAATTCAACTCCTAATAAATGCTTTTCTCAAAAAAGAGAAGATAAATCAAATTTGAATGAATTTTATAACCCGAAAGAAAGTGAAAAATATGTACAGAATTTAGATAAAGAAGCTTGTGAACAAAGTAAcatgaacaaaaaaattttattagatTATAATAGATGTGGAATACCTTTAGCTGAAATTACAACAGAAAAAGATTATATGAATAGTGATGATTGTATAAATTTacttaaagaaataaaaaataaagtttgcCTATTAGGTGTTTGTGTAGGTAATAAAGAAAACATAAGATCagatataaatatatcttttgaatataataatataaattataatagagtagaaattaaaaatattaatagttttagaaaaattagaaattacatagaaatagaaaaaaacaattttataaaccttattatagaaaataaaaagaataaaagcATCAgtaaaaaagtaaatgatatatatacaaaaagttatttagataatacaaattttattttaagacaaaaagaattttataattatgttCACGAGGGGAATATACCTGAgtataaagtaaaaaaaaaagtaataaagttattaaaGTTTTATGtcaattata from Plasmodium relictum strain SGS1 genome assembly, chromosome: 11 encodes:
- the GATB gene encoding glutamyl-tRNA(Gln) amidotransferase subunit B, putative — encoded protein: MIIYLFLFYFNIFIYTEFIICFRINKINNKSNLFILKKITNKNTEIKEDIETNRINKNIEIKKNVEENIKCKIGIEIHIQLSTKYKVFCNCFNISSLYKETTHEKNHTDLIKYLNENILKNEKIEGKRDILNCVLKSNVEKNKNEVNNDNKKIENNEITKENKMVAIENSNNSIIKPNKYICNICIGEVGSLSILNITSVLFTYLICIIFNCTLNRFIKFDRKIYNYYDLPKGYQITQQKKPLGTNGLIFINKKKILIKSIHLEEDTSKCYLLDSNKNLHNNSKEKQILQNYKENNDQKSYNEVMPVYSLNFNSTPNKCFSQKREDKSNLNEFYNPKESEKYVQNLDKEACEQSNMNKKILLDYNRCGIPLAEITTEKDYMNSDDCINLLKEIKNKVCLLGVCVGNKENIRSDINISFEYNNINYNRVEIKNINSFRKIRNYIEIEKNNFINLIIENKKNKSISKKVNDIYTKSYLDNTNFILRQKEFYNYVHEGNIPEYKVKKKVIKLLKFYVNYKIKIYEDEKKYKWPKQYFHVFFNDPFLYNYFNECLKFEDEKNISNFIINILLDVLKKKKVLSKNILIKPKDLCFLINYSIKNNLDNTFLKKFLFKYIDSGFKKELLYENIKNITNEEVQSILKKLIESNIGYLKIDKDKNILNEQNFKNRIIGLLKKNVNEENFQLNLDYKFINNFIFDYIRKST